DNA sequence from the Dreissena polymorpha isolate Duluth1 chromosome 3, UMN_Dpol_1.0, whole genome shotgun sequence genome:
AATCAATATGAAACATACTTAACATGAAAATGTGTTCATAGGACATGCTGAGTTTCCAACTGCATCACAGAGTATCAAAGAGTGGGTCGCAGGTGCAATTTTTAAAATGCTTGTGATAACTCAATATATTTCAAACTTAAAACTTGCTTAGTCCCTTCATGTGAGCGGTCTAGTACCAGACGGCCTTCTCGCTAACTCTTCCttagcttatatataaatagAGTCATCAAGTAAACTCGTACAGAAGGCATTCGTAGACCGACAAACTTGTTCGAGGTGCGTAATTATAATGATGGCGTTTATATCAATGATGTTGATGGTACTAAGTTTGGTAGTTGGGTCTGAAACGACGGAGCCCGAATGTTCTACTTTCAACTACGAGGAAAAAATGTTGGAAAAGATGGTGAGGAATGAATTCAAAATGGAGCAGGCGTTGTAGCGTATAGATGATTTTGAAGGGCTAATGCTCAGACAGAATCGCACAATTCAAGGTGAGCTCATAACATATTTGATAACGTGTTTAAGTTAATCGTTTTCTCTTACTTCATGCATTCGAGTTTTGCATAAGTGACAAAAATGATTAGAACAAAAAAACGCGGAGcaacaacaaaacataaaatgatcaaatgaataatgttttattttaaaactattttgtaTCTCAGTCAGTAAAACAATTAGTTCTCAAAGGCTTCTCATGGCCATGGGATATTTTCGAAATAAAACCTCGAACAATTGAGAACTTTGAAATGGTGTTGTCTTAGGCAATTTGCCGATCTGGTTCTTtgtgttattttcatataaattattcattttagTAATAGTAACTGGTCGCTCCGGTTCCGTATTAAAACTCGATACTGACATACATTTACCAATGCAGGATGCAAGAGTGTAAAAATGATCGCCATCCATATAATTACTTAATGTTCTATTCTTATTTTACAGGCGCAATTGGTACTTTAAAAGCAATCGAAGCAAGGCTTGATTCCAAACTGTCGAAGTCCTCAACTGGGGCAACATATATTCGATGGGGTCGTGCATCGTGTCCTTTTTCGAACAACAGTCTCGTGTACCATGGATTCGCGTCGGGCACTGACCTTGCTAGCTACGGAGGGGCCGCGGATTTTCAGTGTCTACATGCCGATCCTGAACTGGAAACTGTAGTCACAAGAGCTGACTATAGAAGCAACATAGTCGGGTCTGAGTACTCATCACACGGAGCAACAGCCTTGTCTTCATTGGCAGACTTCGAAGTGCCATGCGCTGTTTGTTTCACGAATGCTACAACAACCCTTATGATTCCAGCAAGAAAGACGTGTTACAGCGGATGGAAACTCGAGTACCGCGGTTTCCTGATGGCTGAGCGCGACCTTCATCATAACAACAAGCAATATACATGTGTTGATAAGGACGCCGAGGCAGCCCAAGGAAGTAGTTCAGCAAATATTGATGGGGCGACTTTCCAATTTGTGTTTCCGTCGTGTGGAACATTGAAATGTTCTCCGTACAACAGCGCATCTGCACTTGCATGCGTATTTTGTTACAAAGTGTAGGACGCACATGATTTCCCGAAATAATAACATGTATATTTCTCATCGAAAAGTCATAAGTGACAGCATGAGACTCTAACTATGTACTTGCAAAACTTTTACAGACAATTATCAGGTCGTGTAGGTGTGTTGGAACAATAGCAAATGTTAGTAAGAATTTATGCCTATGATCCGAACAAAATGCCTTATAGtcatatgaaatgttatttaaaagaaatatttttaatatgaacgaaaaaataaaatatgttatagtGATTTTAACCGATAAGACGACATTATTACTTTGTTTCTCCTGTTGTCGTTAAGGTCTGATTAATcgtatatttatgttttactaCGCTTTACAGCCTCCAAACAATCCGTCTTGTGCctataaaatgacatacttttcTATATATAATGTTCTCTTCATTTTGACAAACACTTGTTAAAAAGCGTcttctttatattaatgcaaATTGTAGAGAATTAAAGAACCCGTTTCATTGTCAATTACTTgtcataatttaatcatttaaaccaTCAACTTCTGCAagatttgttttgacaaatataaTTGTTGTGACAAAAAAATTAACCGTCCGGACGAGTCAGTAATTTGAAAACAAGAAGGGATCTATATTTAAATATGTCCCTGACACCAGTAGGGCGTATATTTATGAAATACAAGTctttttattattacaattatgttTAACAAATTTTCTGAGTAACATAATTTAGTTTATAAAGTTAACGTTAAAAATAATCTGCATTTGAAACAATATACACCACTGTTTAAATCGCTCATTTGGAAAAGAATGCATGTTGTCACTTTTTCAATTTTagaaaattgatattttaaagaGTACAACGCTttgttttaaagtttaatgaCTAAAACTGAAAGTGctttttacaaaatgttatatGTTGATGTTCAATGTGTGTATTGCCTTACTAACAATAGCGTGTAATTATATATGATACTATAATATACACTTCTTTCGCATAgttgtataataaataatactCAAAAATACGTTTTTGGCATGATTAATTTTGTTTCACAAGTTTACCGATTTGTTTTAATGGCATCATTGAAGAGAaattttattacatgtttttttttataataacatgaACATGAAAGTAACAtcattttaatgtaataaaactaaacaattacaattatgaatGTAACAGTTGCTccatataaaattttgtattttataatatttcttcaAATAAACGTTAAAAAACACGCATCTGCAACTGCTGTCAGTGAAAGAAACAGAAAATTACCACTGAGAATGAACAAAAACTGATACGTGGCCCAACGTTAGTAGGCGTGTCATGCaggtgccagaaaagtgagccgattaagaggctttccgtgccacaacgaaagcgaaagtaggcatttttaagtaaaattgaggAACATTACTATAaagcgtacattgaacgtaaagatttgatcataaagatgatatcaatgacactagatatttgacatatttcgGAAAAGCTATGTTCAAAAGGTtatgataagtgtttggacctgaggaatactgtgaacctgtagcttaatatatgcttcaactcatgcaccacctctttttatgcacacatgtgtttacgggttttaattttagattttcttacctgttttgtgaattacgatcatccaTTTTCTTGTTTATAACAGAAAGGCagccaagaatgaacagagaggcagcattttgacagaaaggccaccgatatgcatctacaccgtgagTATATCACGCGTTGTGTGTGTTGCTGTGTTTTTCGACGGCAGCATTGGGCGCGGAAAGACCTCACAAACTTCGGAATGGACACACACCGAACCAAATACTTACCTCAGAATAAATCAGAAACCAAGCTCGTATCTAAAACGATCACAATCAAATGAACCTTTGCAAACGGAACATGAAAAACTGAATTTCAAAACGTAACGTGTGAATCGAATTCTACACACATAAGTTAAATCTATTGGTGTTTTAAATATCGGAAATCTGTAAACACGATCAGCGATAGGTTTTAAAGGTAAAAGTACACGCAGAACTATGGCCCATCTAAACAAGATATTATCAAGAGAGCTATGTATcatacctgttttgtgaattacgatcatccaTTTTCTTGCTTATAACAGAAAGGCagccaagaatgaacagagaggcagcattttgacagaaaggccaccgatacGCATCTACACCGTGAGTATATCACGCGTTGTGTGTGTTGCTGTGTTTTTCGACGGCAGCATTGGGCGCGGaaagacctcataaacttcggaATGGACACACACCGAACCAAATACTTACCCCAGAATAAATCAGAAACCAAGCTCGTATCTAAAACGATCACAATCAAATGAACCTATGCAAACGGAAAATGAAAAACTGAATTTCAAAACGTAACGTGTGAATCGAATTCTACACACATAAGTTAAATCTATTGGTGTTTTAAATATCGGAAATCTGTAAACACGATCAGCGATAGGTTTTAAAGGTAAAAGTACACGCAGAACTATGGCCCATCTATACAAGATATTATCAAGAGAGCTATGTATCATAAGaaatttgttaaacaaataaagTGGAAGAAAGATTGTATATATGCTGCATCTTCTGAACACAAATTACTCTACTGTTTACAGCCTCTGGAGATTGAAGATTGACA
Encoded proteins:
- the LOC127875086 gene encoding uncharacterized protein LOC127875086; this translates as MLRQNRTIQGAIGTLKAIEARLDSKLSKSSTGATYIRWGRASCPFSNNSLVYHGFASGTDLASYGGAADFQCLHADPELETVVTRADYRSNIVGSEYSSHGATALSSLADFEVPCAVCFTNATTTLMIPARKTCYSGWKLEYRGFLMAERDLHHNNKQYTCVDKDAEAAQGSSSANIDGATFQFVFPSCGTLKCSPYNSASALACVFCYKV